DNA sequence from the Tissierella sp. MB52-C2 genome:
CCTTTGGTATAGAAGGAGTATCACGTACATTGACTCATCAATTAGTGAGACATAGGATTGCTAGCTTCTCTCAGCAATCACAAAGGTATGTAAAACTTGAACAATTTGAATATATAATCCCGCCCAATATTTCAAATAATGAAAAAGCTAAGAAATTATTTGTAAATGCAATGGAAGAAGACCAAAGATATTATAATGAAATAACTGAAATATTATTTGAAGAACATTATAAAAAATATATCAATGAAGGATTTTTAGAAAAGGAAGCTAAAAGTAAGGCGGAAAAAGAGTCTATAGAAGATGCTAGATATATTTTCCCAAATGCCTGTGAAACTAAAATAGTATTTACTATGAATGCTAGGTCACTACTTAATTTCTTTAATTTGAGATGTTGTAATAGAGCCCAGTGGGAAATAAGAGAACTGGCAATATCAATGTTAAAGGAAGTTAGGAAAGTATATCCAGTACTATTTAAAAATGCAGGACCAAGGTGCGTGTCTGGTCCTTGTCCAGAAGGAAAGATGACTTGCGGGAAGATGATTGAAGTAAGAGAAAAGTTTAGAGCAATTGACAATTAACATAGAAAGGTGTGAATAGATGGATTTTCAATATGTTGTAGGAAGAAATCCGGTTTTAGAAATACTTAAGGCAGATAGAGAAATAGAGAAGTTATACGTTTTGAATGGTGATCTTCAAGGTTCGATAAATAAAATAATTGGAATCGCAAGAGATAGAAATATTATAATTCAACAAGTTGATAAGAATAAACTAGACTCACTATCAGAAGGCAATGCTCATCAAGGAGTAGTTGCTTTAGTTACTTCGTATGGTTATGTAGACTTAGATGATATACTTAATAAAGCTAAGGAAAAGGAGCAACAACCATTTATAGTGATATTAGATGGAATAGAAGATCCACATAATCTAGGTTCCATAATTAGAACAGCGGAATGTGCAGGTGTTCATGGAATAATTATCCCAAAGAGACGTTCGGCAGTAGTTAATCAAACGGTTTATAAAAGTTCTGCTGGTGCAGTAGAACATATGCTTGTGGCAAAAGTAAACAATATTGTCAATACAATAGAGGAGTTGAAACAAAAGGGTTTATGGATCTATGGTGCAGATATGACTGGTAATGATTATTATAAAACATCTTTAGATGGTGGAGTGGCATTGGTAATAGGCAATGAAGGAAAAGGAATTTCCCGATTAGTTAAAGAAAAATGCGATGTATTAGTTAAAATTCCAATGCTAGGTAAGGTATCTTCTTTAAATGCTTCCAATGCAGCATCTATATTAATTTACGAGGTAGTAAGACAGAACTATGGCTAAAAGAAATAAAAAGATTAAGGAATATCTTTTTGTTGATGGATATAATATTATTAATTCATGGGACAGATTTAATAATCTAAAAAAATCCCATCTAGAAGAAGCGCGAAATGAGCTCATAGAAATTATGATGGAATATAAACATTATTCAGGTATAGAAATAATAATCGTATTTGATGCACATTTAGTAAGGGGCAATTATGGTACGCAGGAGAATCATAATGGTTTAGAAGTAATATATACTAAAGAAAATGAAACAGCAGATCAATATATAGAGAAAAAGCTAGATGAAATAGGTAGAATAAAAACAGTACGGGTAGCTACATCAGATTGGATGGAACAACAAATTATATTAGGACGTGGAGGCACTAGAATATCTGCGAGGGAACTAGAGATGGAAATATTTAACCAAAAAAAACTAATGAAACGTAATAGAGCTAATGAAAATAAGAAAAATGATTTACTGCTAGGGAGGTTAGATGAAGAAACTGTAAAAAGATTGAATGATCTAATTAGTGAGAAAAATGACCTTGACTAATAAGAATCTATTGATATAATGAAATTGACAGAATTTAACATCTATGCTGGGGGGAATATTGGTGCATTTAAGCTTGTATGATGACATTGAACTAAATAGCTATACAAATATGAGTGATGAGGATGTAGTGGCTTTTGCTAAGACTGATGATGCTGTAGCTTTAGAATATTTGATCAATAAGTATAAAAATATAGTAAAGTGTAAAGCTAGGTCTTATTATTTAATAGGTGCTGATAAAGAGGATATTGTACAGGAAGGTATGATAGGCCTCTATAAGGCTATCCGTGACTACGATAAGGACAAGCTAGCTTCCTTTAGGGCGTTTGCAGAAATTTGTATTACAAGACAAATCATTACGGCTATTAAAACAGCTACTAGGCAAAAACATATTCCATTAAATTCCTATGTATCTCTAAATAAACCTATATACGATGAAGAGTCTGATAGGACTTTATTAGACATTGTAACTGGCATAAATACATCTGATCCTGAGGAGTTAATGATAGGTAGGGAAGAGTTGGACTTTATGGAAGGCAAAATAGGAGAAATCTTATCTGAATTGGAGTGGGAAGTCTTAATGTCTTATGTAGATGGAATGAGTTATCAAGAAATTGCAGAAAACTTAGATAGACATGTAAAAAGTATTGATAATGCTTTACAAAGAGTAAAAAGAAAGTTAGAGAAAATATTAGAGAATAAAATGTAAATCCCTTGACAAATTTAAAGGGAAATAGTAAAATAACTAACAGTGAGCAAAATGCCCACGTAGCTCAGGAGGTAGAGCACTTGCATGGTAAGCAAGAGGTCACCGGTTCGAGTCCGGTCGTGGGCTCCACATTTTTTTATAGGTTAAGAAACGCCAGGGCGAGTTTCCTTAACTTTCTTCCTAAAGAAATTCGAAAATTAAGATTATTAATATAAAAATTAAGGAGGAATATTGAAATGGCAAAAGCAAAATTTGAAAGAACTAAACCACACGTAAACATAGGAACAATAGGACACGTAGACCATGGTAAGACAACATTAACAGCAGCTATTACAATGGTATTAAACAAGAGATTCGGTTCAGGAGAAGCAATAAGCTATGACAACATAGATAAAGCACCAGAGGAAAGAGAAAGAGGAATAACAATTTCTACATCACACGTAGAATATGAAACAGCAAATCGTCACTATGCACACGTAGACTGCCCAGGTCACGCTGACTATGTAAAGAACATGATCACAGGAGCAGCACAAATGGATGGAGCTATCTTAGTAGTATCAGCAGCAGATGGTCCAATGCCACAAACAAGAGAGCATATCCTATTATCAAGAAACGTAGGAGTGCCAAAGATAGTAGTATTCTTAAACAAACAAGACATGGTAGATGACGAAGAGTTAATCGAATTAGTAGAAATGGAAGTAAGAGAATTATTATCAGAATATGACTTTGATGGAGATGGAACACCAATCGTAGTAGGTTCAGCATTAAAAGCAATAGAAGAACCAGACGGACCATGGGGAGACAAAATAGTTAAACTAATGGAAGAAGTAGACGCATACGTTCCACAACCAGAAAGAGATACAGATAAACCATTCCTAATGCCAGTAGAGGACGTATTCTCAATTACAGGAAGAGGAACAGTAGCAACAGGAAGAGTAGAAAGAGGAATCGTAAAAACAGGAGACAACGTAGAAATCGTTGGATTAGCAGAAGAAGCAAGAACAGTAGTAGTAACAGGAGTAGAGATGTTCAGAAAACTACTAGATGAAGCACAAGCAGGAGATAACATAGGAGCTTTATTAAGAGGGGTTCAAAGAAGTGAAATTGAAAGAGGTCAAGTATTAGCAAAGCCAAAATCAATAAACCCACACTTAAAATTTGAATCAGAAGTATATGTATTATCAAAAGAAGAGGGTGGAAGACATACACCATTCTTCAACGGATATAGACCACAATTCTACTTCAGAACAACAGACGTAACAGGTGATATCAAATTAGAAGAAGGCGTAGAAATGGTAATGCCAGGAGATAATGCAAAATTCACAATAGAATTAATTACTCCAATAGCAATAGAAGAAGGACTAAGATTCTCAATTCGTGAAGGTGGAAGAACAGTAGGTTCAGGAGTTGTAACTAAAGTTCTTGCATAATAAAAAAGAC
Encoded proteins:
- the thyX gene encoding FAD-dependent thymidylate synthase; this encodes MLKVELLRYTPDGEKLVASAARLCYSSVGIDQIEESLDNDKVESFLSLLMDLNHESPIEHISFTFGIEGVSRTLTHQLVRHRIASFSQQSQRYVKLEQFEYIIPPNISNNEKAKKLFVNAMEEDQRYYNEITEILFEEHYKKYINEGFLEKEAKSKAEKESIEDARYIFPNACETKIVFTMNARSLLNFFNLRCCNRAQWEIRELAISMLKEVRKVYPVLFKNAGPRCVSGPCPEGKMTCGKMIEVREKFRAIDN
- the sigH gene encoding RNA polymerase sporulation sigma factor SigH; the protein is MHLSLYDDIELNSYTNMSDEDVVAFAKTDDAVALEYLINKYKNIVKCKARSYYLIGADKEDIVQEGMIGLYKAIRDYDKDKLASFRAFAEICITRQIITAIKTATRQKHIPLNSYVSLNKPIYDEESDRTLLDIVTGINTSDPEELMIGREELDFMEGKIGEILSELEWEVLMSYVDGMSYQEIAENLDRHVKSIDNALQRVKRKLEKILENKM
- the rlmB gene encoding 23S rRNA (guanosine(2251)-2'-O)-methyltransferase RlmB, with the translated sequence MDFQYVVGRNPVLEILKADREIEKLYVLNGDLQGSINKIIGIARDRNIIIQQVDKNKLDSLSEGNAHQGVVALVTSYGYVDLDDILNKAKEKEQQPFIVILDGIEDPHNLGSIIRTAECAGVHGIIIPKRRSAVVNQTVYKSSAGAVEHMLVAKVNNIVNTIEELKQKGLWIYGADMTGNDYYKTSLDGGVALVIGNEGKGISRLVKEKCDVLVKIPMLGKVSSLNASNAASILIYEVVRQNYG
- a CDS encoding NYN domain-containing protein; protein product: MAKRNKKIKEYLFVDGYNIINSWDRFNNLKKSHLEEARNELIEIMMEYKHYSGIEIIIVFDAHLVRGNYGTQENHNGLEVIYTKENETADQYIEKKLDEIGRIKTVRVATSDWMEQQIILGRGGTRISARELEMEIFNQKKLMKRNRANENKKNDLLLGRLDEETVKRLNDLISEKNDLD
- the tuf gene encoding elongation factor Tu, whose protein sequence is MAKAKFERTKPHVNIGTIGHVDHGKTTLTAAITMVLNKRFGSGEAISYDNIDKAPEERERGITISTSHVEYETANRHYAHVDCPGHADYVKNMITGAAQMDGAILVVSAADGPMPQTREHILLSRNVGVPKIVVFLNKQDMVDDEELIELVEMEVRELLSEYDFDGDGTPIVVGSALKAIEEPDGPWGDKIVKLMEEVDAYVPQPERDTDKPFLMPVEDVFSITGRGTVATGRVERGIVKTGDNVEIVGLAEEARTVVVTGVEMFRKLLDEAQAGDNIGALLRGVQRSEIERGQVLAKPKSINPHLKFESEVYVLSKEEGGRHTPFFNGYRPQFYFRTTDVTGDIKLEEGVEMVMPGDNAKFTIELITPIAIEEGLRFSIREGGRTVGSGVVTKVLA